Genomic segment of Candidatus Chlorohelix allophototropha:
CTTGTTCGAATACCACAATCTGCCTTGGAAGTTCGATAATTTTAAAACCTACTTTGATTTATTTACCAGTGAAACCACCGCTTTGCTGATTACCGCGCTATGTTTGCTGGCGTTGGTGCTTGTTGGTTTGATAATAGATTGGCGCAATCATACTGGTCGCCGCTTTGAAAAAATGATTTATTCTGCCAGAAATATCCCTTTGGTTGGCTGGTATCTACTTTTTTCAGCACCTTTATTGTTGGGAATGGGCGTTTCGGGGGCAGACCATAACCACTTTTTACCGGCTGAGGCAGCTCTTGCCGCTGGCGCCGGTCTCTTGCTGGCACGCTTGTTCGTCGCGCCGCTTGGTTTTGCACCGCGCTTAAAAACAATGATGCGCTGGCTGGCTTTACCTGCAATCGGGTTGCTTATATGGCAGGTGGGGGTGTTCTCTATCCCCTCTCAGCGTTATGAAATTGAGCTGCGCTACCGCCCTGACGAAATTGCTGCGCTTGGTCGTGTCATTAATAATGCTACTGCTAACCCTAACCCTAATATTTTAACCAGTGAAGCAGGCTTTTTTGTGGTAACCGGAAAGCCTACTACCTATAACGATTTGTTTACCCTCTCCGCGCTAACAAAGCAGAATCTATATGATGAATCGCATCTACTACAGCGGGTAAAAAATAAAGAGTTTGGCTTAATTCTCGCAAAAGACGATTTCTTTTCGCCCAGTTTTCGCACCGATGTTTGGTCAAAGGAATTGGCGGATGTGATTCGCCAGAATTATTATTTAAAATTCCGCGACATTTGGTACACTTACGAACCCAAACCCTAGAATCAAAGTTACCTGATATACCAATCGGCGTAGTGGTTGGCAGCAATACCCAACGGGCTTTCGGTTACACCCCCTACAAAGGCAGCAACGCCCGCATAATCTTGATTAGCGTATAGATACAGGTAAGGCAACTCTTTTGCTTCCAATTGCTGAATTTGGTTGAGAAGTTCCATTCGCAAGGTTTTATCCACCACGCTATTCGCATTGCTGTAAAGGCTGATCAATTGCTGGTTGCGGTAACCTCCCGGTGGGTTGTTCCAAATTGTCCCGAATTGCTCTGGGTTAAACGTGTTGGATTTCCAAGCTGAAAGATATAGGTCAAAATCTGCTTTTGGGTCTTGCAGAGTGTTTAGAAAGGTTTGGTATTCGAGTGGTGTTAACTTTACCTTGAAACCCAACTTCTCAAATTGACTTGCGAGGTAGGAGGCAAGCCTCGTCCGAAACTCGCTTTCGTTGTTGTAAATCAGGTTAATTTCTGGCAAGTCTTTCCCGTTAGGATCACCTAATCTATATCCGTTAAGGCGATAACCGGCTGAGAGTAGCAACGCTTGGGCGGATTCGAGGCTATAAACAGGTTTTTCTACATTATCGGTATAGGCAGGGTTGCCGGGTGCTATATCGCTGTAAAGAGGCACAGCGAGATTATCGGCAATGTCTTTCACCATGTCAGCGCGGTTCACGGCACTACTCAAAGCTTTGCGGACGTTCGAATTTTGCCATAGGGAATTCCTGAAATTAAACCCCAGATATTGCCATGTTGGGGAGGCAGGATTCCAGTGATAGGGTACGATCTTAGCCATTTGTTTGACCGTTTCAAAATCGGCGGGTGTGGGCGGTGTGTAAAAATCAATGTCGCCCTTTTGCAACAGTTCGAGTGCATTTTTGGAGTCGGCGCGTAGGAAGGTCAGACTGTTGATGTTTGGCACAGGCGAACAGGCGCTAAGCTCATTTCTTACAAATATGATACGGTCGTCTTTGCGCCATTCTTTCAATTTCCATGCTCCGCTCACTGCCGTTGGTCGATTAATCTCGCGGTTTATCTCCGGTTCTGACCAGCTTTGCCCATCCCAGCGATGTTTAGGGAGCGGTTCTACCAGATTGGCAATTTCCAGCGGGTTTGAGTAGCGGTCGCGCAATTTTACTTGCAAGGTATATTTGTCCGGCGCGAAATAGCTCTCGATTTTCCCGGCATAAAGCGGCAAATCGATCCAGCCTCTGTCAGGGTCGGTAATATACTGGTATGTCCAGATAAAATCATCGGTGGTGATGGGTGCACCGTCACTCCAGCGCATGTTGCGGCGCAACATAAAAGATACGGTTAGCGCCTTATCATCATATTTGAAGGCGCTGGCGGCATAAGATTCCCATTCAAGGGTTTGGGAATTGCGCTTTAGCAGCTTCGCATCGTATAGCAACGAGCGGTATTCCTTGCTAACCGCATCGTTTAAACCGTAAGGGTGCAAAGTAGTAGGGTCGCGGTCACGCGCCGAAACGAGATCACCGCCAATAGCCCGTGATGGTCGGGGAGTTATACTGGGGGCGGGTGTCAGCACAATTGGGGTAGCAGAAGGATTTGGCGAGGGGCTAGGGGTTACACGCGGGTTAAGGGTTGGAGTGGCTGTAGGACGGATACGGGGGTTTGTGGTGGGCGTAGGAATGGCTGTAGGAGTAATCTCCGGTGTGACCGGAGCGGTGGGCGTAGGCGTGTTCAGTACAAAAGCCGGGCGCGGTGTTACAGTTGGTGTAATGGTTGCATCATCTGGGGCACTACTGCAAGCCGTAAGAAGTATTCCCATTATCATAAACAGCAAGCATAAGATGATCGATTTCTGAGTTGACATAACTGCTAAAACACCCTGACAATTTCGGTCTTGTAGTTGCCCAGAATACCATCTTTTAGATTTGCCTCAATCCAGTTGACTGCTTTGGCGATAACCTCATCGGCATGTTTTGCGCTATTGCTAACATACGCTAGACCGATTTCGGCGTAATCCCATTCATCCAAACCGCCTACCTCTGCCACGCTCAGGTGCAACTCACGCTTGGCGCGTTCTATAATGGATTTAATCACATGGCGCTTATCTTTGAGTGATTCACAGTCAGGAATCTCAACTGAAAGCAGACATGTGCCTATATACATGCTGGTATTGTCTTTACCCATGTTCAGGATTATAAACTATTTCATCCCGCTACGCAGGAAGCTATTGATAAACTGTCGCTGGAATATAATAAAAAGTAGCAATAAAGGGGTGACTACAATTAGAGTGCCTGCCCCTATCAAACCGTATTGTGCCCCAGACTCACTTCTCAAGATTTGTCCCAGACCAACCGTTAAAACCCGGTTATCGTCGCTACGAGTAATGATGAGGGGCCACAAGAACTCGTTCCAGTGTGCGCTGACTGAAGCAAGGCTAAAAGCGATATAGCCTGATATAGAGGAAGGGATGTAAACGTGGCGCAATAAACCCAACCAGTTGCAACCGTCAATCCGCGCTGCATCTTCCAATTCGCGTGGAATTTGCCGGAAAGTTTGGCGCATTAGAAAAGTGCCGAAAGCTGACCCGATATAGGGCAGCATCAACGCCAGTTTGGTGTCGTAGAGGTTCAGAAAGCGAACAGTAGCAAAATTTGGTACCAACAATACGGCAGATGGTATCATTATTTGTACCAATATGAGGATAAAGATGAAATCTCGCCCGAAAAAATCGAGGCGGGCGAAGGCGTAACCCGATAGTGTAATAGTAATCAGTTGTAGGGCGAGCAACCCGAATACGAATATAATAGTGGTAAGGTAATATGTACCCCATGGTTGGGAATCAAATGCACTTTGAAACCACTCAAGGCTAAAACCCGAACCAAAGAAAATATTGCCAGTGCCAAGCGTATCCTTTTTGGGGCGCACACTCAAAAGTACAGTCATTATCAAAGGCATTAGCCAGATAATGCTAACCACTATCAAAATAACGTTTGTAATCAGCAAGTTCCAACGTGTTTTCTGGCGGTTCAGGGTAAAGGTTACAGGTGTTGCATCAGTCTTCATAGTTCGCTCTCCGCTCTATAAATATGAAATTGAAGACGGTGAAGACCAATAGTAATGTCAGAAGCAGAATTGTCATGGCATACACATAACCCCGGTCACGCGGTTCATTTAAATGCTGATAGATGAAATAAAGAATCAGGTTGCTGCGGTTAGCCGGATTACCTTCGCCCAGCGCGTAAAGCGGGTCGGCAGTTTGGAATGCGCCTACCCCTGCAATGACCAGTACAAAGAGCGTTGTACCGTTCAAAAGCGGAATAGTAAGGTTAAACATACGCTTGAGTGCACTTGCGCCATCAAGTTGGGCTGCCTCATAAATATCCTGCGGCAGATTCTGTAAACCTGCGAGGTAGAAAATCATGTAAAAGCCGGTTTGTTTCCAGATTACCACCAGCATAATCGAAATAAGCGCCCAATTAGCATCGCGGTTCCAACCCTGTGCAGGCAAACCGATCGCTTTGAGGGTGGTGTTTAGCATACCGAAACTGTCCGCAAAGAAAAAAGCCCAGATACTGGCTGCGCTCAATAGCGGCAATAATACGGGATAAAAAATGCCGGTGCGGTAAATGGAGGTCAGCTTCAATTTTTGGTTCAGCAACAGCGCCAGCAAAAAAGCCAGAATGACACAAACTGGAACAGTTACGGCTACAAATACCAAAGTGTTGACAAATACCCGTTGGAAGTTATCTTCCTGCCCGATGACGGTATTATTGTCGAATAGGTCGAGATAATTCTTTAAGCCTACAAATTCCGCTTCCTGTTGTACAGTGCGGGGAGGCTTAACGGTACTTTGGATGGCAGAGTTGATAGTTGGAATGAAGGTGAACAGGGTTATTAAAGCTAAGGTCGGCAAAATGAGCAGATAGGGGAAAATAGCGCGTCCTAGCGATTTTCGTTTGGCATTTGCTTTAAAGGCAACTGCTATTGAGTCCGTATTTTTGGCTTCTATTAATGCTTGCTTTGATTCTTGTTCCATTAGTTTTATTTCGAGAAGAGTACATTTAAAATGGTAAAAATGCATTTACCTTAGAGGCAAGGGGTTTATGCCCCTTGCCTGAAATCACCTCTAAAACGAAAACCCTTCTCAGCTAAAGGTTAATCTTTGTAGTCAGCCAGAAGCTTATCGGCTTCTTTTTGAGCATCATCCAGCGCTTTAGCAGGGTCTTTATCGCCGGTTACTGCCGATTGTACTGCTTTACCCAGAATTTGCTGTACGGTAGCGCCTTCATGAGTAGCCAGTTCTTTAGCGGCGTATTGCAATTGATCACGGGCTACCGCATATTGAGGTTTATCTGCAACCAGCTTTTTCAATACGTCAGTATCCCATGCAGCTTTGCGCGGTGCAACATAGCCAGTAACAGTAGTCCAGTCCGCCAAACGAGCAGGTTCGGTCAGGAACTTAATGAACTGATAAGCCGCTTTTTGCTTTTCGGGTGAGCTTTTCTTCATAATGTAAAGGTTGCCGCCGCCGGTAGGAGCGCCGTAACCTTTAGAACCAGCAGGTAAGAAAGATACGCCCACATCGAACTTCGCTCCACCTAAGATGGTGGTAAGGCTACCGGTGGTGTGGTAGATCATCGCGGCGTTGCCGGAGATAAAGTCTTTAGGCGTGTCGCTCCAGACTATTACACCCTTTGGCATAGCTTTGTAATCGTTTACAAGGCTTACAAAATTCTTCAAACCCTCGGTAGCGGCAGGGGTGTTAAAGAATACTTTGTTAGCAGCCTCGCCCACTACGTTTTGCCCGTTAGAAATGGCAAAGCCCTGATACAGCCAATAGGGGAAACCATCGGAAGGAATCTTGATACCCCAGCGGCTACCGTCAGCTTTGGTCAATTTCTGAGCCATGTCAGCCATTTCCTTGAAGGTTGTAGGTGGCTTGTTTGGGTCTAATCCAACTTCTTTGAAAAGGTCTTTGTTGTAATAAAGTACCGGGGTACTGCGTTGGAAAGGAATACCCCAAGTTTTGCCGTTGGCTTGGCTATTAGCCATAAAACCGGGATAGAAATCCTTGACCCAAGCATCTCCGGTGGTGTCACCCTTGATTAAATCGTCAAAAGAAACAACCAGCCCATTATCGGCGAGGGTATAAAGGTCAGTGCTGAGCATAATTGCTACATCAGCAGTAGAGCCACCGCCGCCAACTTCGGTCTGGATTTTCTTCAAAACATCGGCATAACCACCCGCATAGACGGTATTGATTTTAATGTTGGGATTAGCCTTAGTAAAATCATCCGCATATTTCTTGAAGGTTTGGGGGATAGGACCATCTACTGCTGTTGGGAAGTAGAAGGTCAGTTCAATTGCTTGTGCGCTTGCCGCAGCAGTAGTAGCCGCCGCAGCGGTGGTAGTAGCTGCGGTAGTCGCGGCAGCCGCCGTAGTGGTAGTGGCCGCCGCTGTAGTCGCTGCTGCGGTAGTGGTAGTAGCGGCCGTTGTGGTAGCGGGTACAGGAGTGGCAGTGTTATCACCGCAGGCAACCATTATAGCAGCCAGCATCAGTAGAGCAACAAAAGCTCCTAAACGTTTAAAGGATTTCAATACTCTCTCTCCTTTCACACAATAAAGACAGCTTGAATACTGTCATTTGGGGTTCTATCATCCAATTTCCAGAGCTATGGTTTTGGAAGATACTTATAAGGGTATCAAGTTCCTATTAATAAATATTTAATCAATGGTTAAAGGGATGTTAAGCACATTATTTACCAACGGTCTGCAATTGCACCGGGTAACTTGAAATCCAGCCCAACCTCGGAGGGGATTGCATCCGGTGAGACGGGAATGACGGTTTTGTTACGGGCAACCTCCAACATATCAGCAATATTATCATGGATGGCAAGTCGGCGCAGATGTAATATCGTTGGGAAAATCAGGTTAAAATCACCCGCTTCGTAGCGCGCGAGAGCGGTTCTTGGGCTAATCCAGAGACCATGCGTTGTTTCCAGATAATCTGACTCGGCAATTTGGTCGGGTTGTGCCAATGTCACGAAAAAGCGCGTATCGTAGCGGATAGGCTCAACAAAAGGGGTTATCCAGTGTGAATAATATACCAAACGGCTGGCATCCAGCAATAAGTTTTCCTGTGTCAGAATATCCCGGAAGCTGATTTCATGGACATGCAATTGATCGCGGTAACGGGCATATTTGTGATGTTCTGCCGAGCCTTCCAAAAGCTCGAACGATTCGCCCGTTTCTTTGTGTATTGCTAGCAATACGCCCGCTTCTTCAAAAAGCTCACGGAAGGTCGTTACAAAAAGACCTTTTTCCTGTGTAGCGGTCAGTGGTGTGCCTTGATCGTAGGCACCTTCGCCCGGTAAATCCCGAAAAAGCGTGCCTTCCGGAGAATCTAACTTGAGCAATGCCAGCGTTTCAGGTTCATAATCATGCGTTTCCAGACCACCGCCCGGAAAAACATAGCGATCGGGCATAAATTTGCTGCGGGAGTGCCTCCGCAACATAAAAACTTCCATCACGTCATCCGGGTTGGCAGTAGGGCGTACCACCATTACGGTTGCGCTAGGTTTGGGTGTCACCGGTTGGCTAGAATTGCTCATAGCTTTATTACCAATTGCTCATATGAAAATTGAAAATGCTCTTGAACTGAAATTTGAGATAAAGGATTATACCATTAAATCAATCTGAACTGTAACAGCCCTGATAGGCTCAGTTGACAAGACTGGTTGAAGTTGTCAAAGCTAACCGACAAAGAGCAGGGCGCGCTACGAGCAACTTTACTGGCTCTTGATTAGGTATAGGGTTTGGCAGCTAATCCTTCTACCCAAGAGGGTTGGAAACGGGCTAAGCCCAAGTAGAGCAAGCCTAAAAAACTGTTGGATTGGCTTGAAAGGCAGCACCAGCAAGTGTTGCTGTTCGCCTATCGTTTTGAGGCGCCACTTGATACCAACTTTGCAGAGCGCGCTATTCGAACGGTGAAAATTTGCTGATAGCACTCCTTGATACTATTAGAGGACAACCTCCGCTTCCCAATCTACTCGCCTGCACTTTTGCGATTGGGAAAATAGCCCGCTAATTAAGAATTTTCTCAGTATTCTCTCAGGATTAGCTAAGCATACTTGGATATACTAATGCCTGTTGGATTGCTCACGAAAATTTTCACGAACACTCATCATTTTATTCAAAATTGTAAAAAAAAGGAAGCCAGTTTATGAGAAAGAATTTCAATTCGGGTACACTCCGAAAATGGCGGTTGTTTCTGTCACTGACGGGGCTTTTTACCCTAGTCCTGACGGCTTGTGGCGACTCCACTAGTACTGCCGTACCCCCCACATCTACGGTAGCCGCCAGTACTACTGCGGCGGCAACCACCGCTCAGACTACCGCAACTTCAACCAAAGCTTCTACCACTGCGGCGGCAACTACTGCGGCATCAACCAACGGCGCTGATCCTTTATTATTTCCTGTGAATAACTTTACTGAGCAAACAGTGACTGTGACTACCTCTACAGGTACGAAGGAGGTTACTTACCGTCTATATCAGCACATCACTTATGTCGCAAAACCTGTAGATGCTAACTATCAGAGCATGGATGTCAAGGTTCCGGTTAAGGTTGATGGAAAGGCTGTAGATGCCACGAACGCTCCTATCTTGTTCGGAAATTCAGTTGGCGGCTATATGTCATCGAGTAACACGAGCAGTGGCACGAACCCGGGTGGTATGGGCGGCACCGGTATGAATGGCGCACCACCTATGGGAAGTAAAGGCGGCGCTCCGGGTGGAAACAGTAGCGGTGTGAGTCGGAATACAGACCTTGCGCTTGCAGCGGGTTATGTGGTGGTAGCTCCCGGCGCACGTGGTCGGGATAATCAAGCAGCAGATGGCACTTACTATGGCAAAGCGCCTGCTGCCATTGTAGATTTGAAGTCCGCCATTCGCTACATTCGCCATAACAAAGGTATCATCCCCGGCAATACAGACTGGATTGTCTCGACCGGCGTTAGTGCGGGTGGCGCTCTTTCCGCGCTTCTTGGCGCTTCCGGTAACAGTCATTTATATGACAGCTATTTCAAGGAGATTGGCGCGGCTGACGAGGATGATACTATTTTTGCTAGCGCGGACTTCTGCCCTATTATGGATCTGGAAAATGCCGATATGGCTTATGAGTGGATGTTCGGAACAATACCGCTTAACGGTAAATTGGTCGACCAGACCCTTTCTCAACAGTTAAAAAATGCCTTTGCTACTTACCAGACATCTCTTAACCTAAAAGGTGCAAATAATTTTGGCACTATCACTGCAGATAACTACGGTAACTATCTTGTGCAGACCTATTTGATTCCTTCGGCAAACAAGTACCTGAGCGCGTTAACTGATGAAAAACGTGCCACATACCTAGCAACTAATAGCTGGATTACATGGTCTAACAATTCGGCTACATTTACCTTTGACGACTATGTCAAACATGTTGGCAGAATGAAGAGCCTCACGGCTTTTGACGCTCTTGACCTGACACAGGCTGAGAACATTTTGTTCGGGAATAAAACTACCAACGCACGTCATTTTACTAATTTCAGCTTGCAACAATCCAGCGGTAACACAACTGCCGAGGTTGCCAGCGACCTGAAAACGGTGGTAAATCTGATGAATCCTATGTATTTCATCTCTCAAAATTCCAGCGGAGTCGCCAAATACTGGTGGATTCGCTACGGTTCCTCTGATAACAATACTGCGCTTAGCGTCATCATCAATCTTGCTACTAGCTTGGAAAATAAGGGCAAGGATGTGAATACCTTACTTTATTGGGACGCAGGACACGGAGCAGATGAAGATCCTGAAGCTTTCATCGCTTGGATTGGTAAGATAACTGGTTTTACTAAATAAGCTTTTGTTGTAATTACTCAGGTAATGGAAACAGGGATAAGAGGGCAACCCAAGAAGGCTTGTTGCAAAACATAAAAGGCACTCTTACCCTGCTTCCGCAGTGTGGAAAAATGTCTGCGGCTGCAACTGAAAAGTTGCTCCCTGCTTTCTTCGAAAATAGGTGGAAACCTTTAGTACACCTTAACCATTCGTAAGTCCAGTTCTGCCTGATTGTTGGTAAAAGACATCTTAAAATCATAGGCAAATTGCTTGTGCTACCTACTTCTTTTCACCCCGTGAACAGAGTTACTACGAGCTAAAAGTTCAGTCGAAATTTTGAGCTTCGAGGAGGGCTTTTTCAAGCTCAGGCGGTAGGGGAGCTTGAAACTCGCGATATTCGCCAGTAGAGGGTAAAGCCAAACCAAGCAAAGCAGCATGCAAAAACTGGCGTTTGAGATTCAGGGTAGGTTTGCGCCTCCCGTAAACCGGATCGCCTGTAACGGGATGCCCCATATAAGCGAAATGGACGCGAATCTGGTGGGTGCGTCCGGTGTGTAAACGCGCCATTAGCAGGGTATGGCGGGCGAAATAAGCGAGCACTTTGTATTCGGTGCGGGCGGGTTTACCGTTACGCACTACCGCCATTTGTTTGCGAGCTTTGGGGTCGCGTCCAATTGGAGCGTCGATAATCCCGGCAGGGGGTTGCACATTTCCTTCGACTAGCACCGTATATTCTTTGAGGGTGCTTTGTTCTTTCATTTGACCGATGAGGCTGTTCAGGGCTTTATCGGTTTTTGCTACTACCAGCAAACCACTGGTGTCCTTATCCAGCCTGTGAACTATGCCAGGACGAATATTGCCGTTGATATTCAGGTTAGGGACATGATAAAGCAAGGCGTTAACCAGCGTGCCGCTGTAGTGGCCCGGTGCGGGGTGTACTACCAGTCCTGCCGGTTTATTGATAACCATAATATCGTCGTCCGAATAAACCACATCAAGTGGGATAGCTTCGGGCGCGAGATGCGCCAACGGGGCGGGTGGCGGCACTATCAAATGAATCAGGTCGGCTTCGCGCAGTTTGTAACCCGATTTGACAATAGTGCCGTTGATCGTCAGGTTTCCTTCTTCTATCAAGCGTTGCACATGCCCACGCGACAGGTCGGGGCGCATATTTGAAACGAGCTTATCCAGTCGCTCACCTTTGTCGGTGGCTGTAACGGTGTAACTCATTTCAGCGGGTAAAGTTGGATCAATAGTGATTGCATCCAGATTCTCGCCAATTAGGTCGATATCCAGATCATCCTGAAATAATTCCAAATCGTCAAGGGACAGGGGTTCGAAAGACATTATATGTTATCGCTCTTTGTAGAATTGTCGCGGTTTTCGCGTAATGACCTGAAGATGGTTACCAGCAAAAGGGTAGCTACTCCAACATTCAGGCTGACATCTGCCACATTAAAATTTTTGAAAATTTCAGCCCAAGGTAGGTTTATCATGTCGGTGACTGCCCCATTTTTAAAAAGGCGATCAGAGAGGTTGCCCACTGCCCCGGCAAGCAGCAAAGCTACACAGAATTGATACCAGCAGTCAGTAGTGCCTCTCGTTACGTACCAGATAATAATTCCGATACTGGCAAGGCTGGCGACCAGCGCAAAAAACCACGGCGAGTTTTGTAGTATGCTGAAAGAAGCCCCGGTGTTTTTTACGTAACGGAAAATTACCAGCCCCCCTAATATTTCCGCCTGATTGCCGCTACCATAGGGACCTAGGTTATTTTCGGTCAACCATTTAGTGAATTGATCGAGAGCGAATATACCCACAGCAAAACCAAAGGGCCAGTAATATCCCAGCCCTCGTTTTTTCTGGGTTTTATTTTCAGTAAGGCTATCGGTTTCGTCTGTAATCAATAACTTTTACTTCTCTTCACCTACAAGTTTACTTGCCCACGGTAACGCCTCTAGCCGCTCAAAGGGTATGGGCTTGCCGGATACGACCGAAAGACCATAAGTGCCGTTCTCGAAACGCAGAAGCGCCTTATCAATTTCATTTAGAAGTGAGCGCACTTCCTCACGTTCTGACATAATACGCTCTTGCTCGGTTACATCCGAGGCAATATCCGCCATTTCGCTAGGCGAACCTTCGGCGGACTGATCTGCGGCGTTTTCACGGGTATCAATCATTAAACGGTCGAGTTCTTCTTCCAAACGTGCTTTTTCAGCCAGCAATGTGGCTTTCAGGGCTGTCAGTTGTGCATTATCCATAGTTAGGTTCTCTTTCCCGCAAATTACAGGTTCATCTTTAGTTAATCTGTTAAAACGCGACACTGCGTAGCCAGTCCTGTAAGTTGTCTAACAAGCGTCTTATTAATATTTTACCACATTCAGGCAAAAGAGCTTTGCTTTAATGCCCGCATACGGCTAACCACTAACGGCAATTTTTCCAGAACGTACTCAATATCCTCATCTGAGGTATCTTTGCCAAGAGTCAGACGTAATGTTCCGGCGGCTGAATTTTCAACTCCACCGATCGCTCGAATAACATGGCTTGGTTCGATGCTGCCCACATTACAGGCAGAACCGTTGCTGGCGGCAATGCCCTGTAAATCAAGCGCTTGTAACAACCCCTCGCTATCGATTCCCTCAAAAGAAACATTAAGATTATTGACTAATCGCCGCGTGGGGTCAAGCGTACCATTTACGGTGGTTCCCGGTATTTGTGACATTATTCCTTGCAATAGCCTGTCGCGCAAACCGACAAGACGCAAGGTTTCTTGCGGTCGTTTTTCTTCGGCAAGCGTCAAGGCTTTTGCCATTCCCACTATACCCGGCACATTTTCTGTTCCGGCGCGGCGTTTGCGTTCCTGACTACCGCCTAGTTGTTGCCATGCCAGTTGTAAGCCCTGTCTGAGATAAAGCAACCCAACCCCTTTTGGTCCGTAAAACTTGTGGGCGGAAAGCGAGAGCATATCCACGCCAAGTTCGCGCACCTTTAACGGTAGCTGTCCAGCTGCTTGTACTGCATCAGTATGAAAAGGCACATTATATTGATGCGCGATTCGGGAAATTTCACCAAGCGGCTGAATTGTGCCGATTTCGTTGTTGGCATACATAACACTGAGCAGGCTTGTTTTGCGGGGTATGATGGCTCTTTGCACTTCGGCAGGGTCAATCAGTCCGTCCTGATTTACGGGAAGAAAGGTTATTTCAAAGCCTTTTTCCTTGAGATATGCGGCAGTGTGCAGTACAGCATGATGTTCAAACGCGCTGACAATAAGATGGTTGCCCAAACCTTTTTTCAGACCATATTCGGCTGCGCCCTTTAACGCCAGATTATCGCTTTCAGTGCCGCCGCCGGTAAAGATAAGTTCGCCCGGTGTACAGCCGAGAATAAGGGCAATTTGCTCCCGCGCTTCGGTGATACGCTGGTTTGCAACACGTCCTTTGTGGTAGAGCGCGCTGGCATTGCCCCAATCTGTGCTAAAAATCGGCAGCATGGCTTCTACTACCGCCGGGTCAACCGGGGTGGTAGCGGCATAATCAAGATAAACTTCTCGTTTATTGCCCGCCATTTTTATTATTTTTCTTCTTTTCTGACGGGCTGGTAGGAAAGTATGATAACGCCTGAACTTAATGTTTTTGTTTCTACAAGGCTCAAGCTCGTATTGATTCCGTCTCTAAAGAGCTTCTTTCCGTTACCCACTACCACAGGATAAATCATCAACCAGTATTCATCAATGAGG
This window contains:
- a CDS encoding ABC transporter substrate-binding protein is translated as MSTQKSIILCLLFMIMGILLTACSSAPDDATITPTVTPRPAFVLNTPTPTAPVTPEITPTAIPTPTTNPRIRPTATPTLNPRVTPSPSPNPSATPIVLTPAPSITPRPSRAIGGDLVSARDRDPTTLHPYGLNDAVSKEYRSLLYDAKLLKRNSQTLEWESYAASAFKYDDKALTVSFMLRRNMRWSDGAPITTDDFIWTYQYITDPDRGWIDLPLYAGKIESYFAPDKYTLQVKLRDRYSNPLEIANLVEPLPKHRWDGQSWSEPEINREINRPTAVSGAWKLKEWRKDDRIIFVRNELSACSPVPNINSLTFLRADSKNALELLQKGDIDFYTPPTPADFETVKQMAKIVPYHWNPASPTWQYLGFNFRNSLWQNSNVRKALSSAVNRADMVKDIADNLAVPLYSDIAPGNPAYTDNVEKPVYSLESAQALLLSAGYRLNGYRLGDPNGKDLPEINLIYNNESEFRTRLASYLASQFEKLGFKVKLTPLEYQTFLNTLQDPKADFDLYLSAWKSNTFNPEQFGTIWNNPPGGYRNQQLISLYSNANSVVDKTLRMELLNQIQQLEAKELPYLYLYANQDYAGVAAFVGGVTESPLGIAANHYADWYIR
- a CDS encoding DUF503 domain-containing protein, with the translated sequence MGKDNTSMYIGTCLLSVEIPDCESLKDKRHVIKSIIERAKRELHLSVAEVGGLDEWDYAEIGLAYVSNSAKHADEVIAKAVNWIEANLKDGILGNYKTEIVRVF
- a CDS encoding carbohydrate ABC transporter permease; amino-acid sequence: MKTDATPVTFTLNRQKTRWNLLITNVILIVVSIIWLMPLIMTVLLSVRPKKDTLGTGNIFFGSGFSLEWFQSAFDSQPWGTYYLTTIIFVFGLLALQLITITLSGYAFARLDFFGRDFIFILILVQIMIPSAVLLVPNFATVRFLNLYDTKLALMLPYIGSAFGTFLMRQTFRQIPRELEDAARIDGCNWLGLLRHVYIPSSISGYIAFSLASVSAHWNEFLWPLIITRSDDNRVLTVGLGQILRSESGAQYGLIGAGTLIVVTPLLLLFIIFQRQFINSFLRSGMK
- a CDS encoding carbohydrate ABC transporter permease, whose translation is MEQESKQALIEAKNTDSIAVAFKANAKRKSLGRAIFPYLLILPTLALITLFTFIPTINSAIQSTVKPPRTVQQEAEFVGLKNYLDLFDNNTVIGQEDNFQRVFVNTLVFVAVTVPVCVILAFLLALLLNQKLKLTSIYRTGIFYPVLLPLLSAASIWAFFFADSFGMLNTTLKAIGLPAQGWNRDANWALISIMLVVIWKQTGFYMIFYLAGLQNLPQDIYEAAQLDGASALKRMFNLTIPLLNGTTLFVLVIAGVGAFQTADPLYALGEGNPANRSNLILYFIYQHLNEPRDRGYVYAMTILLLTLLLVFTVFNFIFIERRANYED
- a CDS encoding ABC transporter substrate-binding protein, coding for MKSFKRLGAFVALLMLAAIMVACGDNTATPVPATTTAATTTTAAATTAAATTTTAAAATTAATTTAAAATTAAASAQAIELTFYFPTAVDGPIPQTFKKYADDFTKANPNIKINTVYAGGYADVLKKIQTEVGGGGSTADVAIMLSTDLYTLADNGLVVSFDDLIKGDTTGDAWVKDFYPGFMANSQANGKTWGIPFQRSTPVLYYNKDLFKEVGLDPNKPPTTFKEMADMAQKLTKADGSRWGIKIPSDGFPYWLYQGFAISNGQNVVGEAANKVFFNTPAATEGLKNFVSLVNDYKAMPKGVIVWSDTPKDFISGNAAMIYHTTGSLTTILGGAKFDVGVSFLPAGSKGYGAPTGGGNLYIMKKSSPEKQKAAYQFIKFLTEPARLADWTTVTGYVAPRKAAWDTDVLKKLVADKPQYAVARDQLQYAAKELATHEGATVQQILGKAVQSAVTGDKDPAKALDDAQKEADKLLADYKD
- a CDS encoding NUDIX hydrolase, giving the protein MSNSSQPVTPKPSATVMVVRPTANPDDVMEVFMLRRHSRSKFMPDRYVFPGGGLETHDYEPETLALLKLDSPEGTLFRDLPGEGAYDQGTPLTATQEKGLFVTTFRELFEEAGVLLAIHKETGESFELLEGSAEHHKYARYRDQLHVHEISFRDILTQENLLLDASRLVYYSHWITPFVEPIRYDTRFFVTLAQPDQIAESDYLETTHGLWISPRTALARYEAGDFNLIFPTILHLRRLAIHDNIADMLEVARNKTVIPVSPDAIPSEVGLDFKLPGAIADRW